A segment of the Candidatus Neomarinimicrobiota bacterium genome:
TTTTGACCTCGCCGGAGCGGAAGAAAATTTTCCCGCCAAACATCACCGCGAAGCATTCTATCTCATCCTAAACAATAACATCAACGCCACTATCCACGCAGGAGAGGCGTTCGGTCCAGAGTCGATTCATCAGGCAATTCATTATTGCGGCGCACACCGCATAGGTCATGGCACCCGGTTAAAGGAAGACCACAATTTGATGCAGTACATGAATGACCATCGAATTGCCATTGAGGTCTGCCTTACGAGCAACTTCCACACAAAGAGCGTCCGCAGTCTCAAGTATCATCCTGTACGCTATTACTACGATCAAGGTCTTCGGGTCACACTGAATACCGATAATCGTCTCATATCTAACACCACCTTGACTGAAGAATTCTGGACGGCGCATGAACTTTACGACTTTAACCTCTACGATTTCCGCGAGGTCATTATCACCGCCATGAAGAGTTCATTCTTGAACTACAGCGAACGGAAGCAGATGATCAGAACAATTGCGGATGAGCTGGAAGGAGACTTTGGGCTGGTGCCGGAGTACTTTCCCAGTCAGCAGACCAGCAAAGAGTAGCGCGGAGGCACCCATATCTACCCCATGACAGACTCCGCCGTTGAGCTAACGGAGAAGAGCTATCTGGGAACTGTTCTTTCGATGGAGTCTCGAATACTCCGGACAACTGTCTAAAGATCCTCGCTCCGAAATCTGAGCCGCGGAAGGATGGTCAGCCGCTTCACTCACTCGCGAATCACAGCAATCTTTGTCACTTTGGACTCGCCACTCTCGGCGTAGATCGCCACAAGATAAATACCCGTCCCTACATAGCGGCCGTCGTTCATCTTTCCGTCCCAGAATGCCTGAAAGCCCTGGACTGAAATCGATGTAGACTGAATCTCCCGCAGCACCTTGCCGGAAAGCGTCATGATCTTGAGGGAAGAGTTATCCATCAAACCGTCGATAACCATGGGTGTGGCACTGGGAATTCTGAATGGGCTGGGGAAAGTCTTTACCTTGGAATAAGACTGCTTTTTACCGGCAAAAGGTATTCGCAGTGCGTTGATCCCCTTTGATGTTGCGATGAAGGCGAGTCCGCGCTTATCGTCGATCGCCACTGCTGTCACGGCATCAGAAAGGAGATAGCTGTTGTCGTGGCGGAAACCGCCCCAGTCGGGCCACGGCGTGGCGTTGGCGAGCAACACGTAGAGTCCGCTGGTGACCGATGAAACCCATATATTCTCCCTGCCGTCCATGACCAGTTTCGATCCTTCTCCGAACGGCACGCCCGAGAAATAAGTAAAGAAATAGGGTGTTACTTTCGTGTAGTCTCCGCTGAAAGTCAGCCGCTGGAGTCCTTGTGCGGTGAGAACCAAAACCATTTCCGGCTCGGGCGAGATAAGAGACCAGATTGTGTTATTGTCTAGGCCGTGGTTTGTTGAGAAGTTCACCCACGTCACAGGCAAATCATCGCTCTGATCCGCGATGCCGTCGTTATCGTCATCCCAGTCCTCCGCATCGGGAAGGTCGTCGTTGTCATCATCAGAGTCGAGGGCGTCTGGTACGCCGTCACCGTCTGAACTCTGATCCAGCTTGAGCACGAACAGACCGTCATCCTTACTGCTGCCGATGAGTACAACATTCTTCTCCGGTGTGACGATATCGGTGGGGTTGTCGAGTGTCTGTAGAATCCCACCGCCCAGCTGTGGAATATTGAACCACTCTCCGCCGGAAGTGGCTACCGAAATCTTCTTGTCGAGATCACCCGCCCCAAAGTTGGCGATCCAGAGATTGCCGTCACTATCATGATGGAGGCCACGGACATTCATGTAGCCACGTTCATCAAAAGGCTCAAGTCGACCGCCTGTGGTGTCGTAAACCATAAGACCACCGGGGTCGTTCAGGTCGATAATCACCACGCCGCCACCTACAGGCTGATCGAAATCGTTGCGCGCCGGAATCACGCCCTGATAGGAGAGCGTAATGATCTCCCTCTCCTCCAGTAGCGACCAGACGCGATTCATCCGCAACTGAACAGTATCGGCAACAAACCTGTTATAAGCTTCGGGACCGTAACCGTAAACGGCCCATTTTGTCTTCGAAGAAATTATATTATACCAGCCATCCTCATTGAGGATAGAGATTCCCTCGGGACCCGCCGCCACGAGACGGCCGTCGTCCAGAACCGCCATGGCCGTATAGACATTGCTGATGGGTGAATTGTGCGCCAGCCATTCGAACCGTTCCCTGTCAGGCCGCCAGACGGCGAATCCGTGGTCGCTGTCCACCACAACATTGCCGTCACTGAGTGCCAGTAGCTGCTGAGCCCTTGCGCGGGTCCTCCAAGTTTCAGCGATAGTTCCATCGGCCCCAAAACGGACGAGTTTCCATCTTGTAATCCCGTAGAGGGTTCCATCGGCCGTTAAAGCTACATCCAATAAGAGTGTCGTGTCAGCATATGCTGCACTCAGAAGTTTCGATTCGTCACCGTAAAGCCACACCTCGCCGTTGGCCACAACCAGCATATCCTCATCAAGATCACTGAAGACGGTGACGTCCTTCTCTTCGAATCGTGTTACACTTTCCCAATTTTGCGGATAGTTGAGAATATACTTTCTGAAATCACCGAAGAAGATACCCCTGTCAGTCCCGGCATACAGAATATCGCCGCGGATGGTCAGCCCGACGATGGCACCGAGGCGGTCCACTGAGGGGTTCAGGATTTGACGATAGATGAAATTGCCGTCTCGATTGGTAAACTCAAGAATTCCCCAGTCGAGATTCTGCGCATAGGCGACGAAGACGACCGAGTCCAAAGTGGCGATATCGGTAATCTGCGACAGTTCAAAGTCAAACGTTTTTATGGATTGGCGATTAGCAAGGTCGTAGATCTGCACGATTCCCAGCGGCGCCGCACTGCCGAGCCATAGATGACCGTTGACATCGATGGAAAGGGTAGCCAGATCGGTCTCGGCTAATCCGTCCACGTTGGTAAGCGTCTCGAACTCAGTCGTGACAGGATCGTAGATGAGGATTCCGCCGGAGGTGACAGAAACCAGTTTGCCGTCGAGCTCAATAGTTTCACGAACATTAAGGAAGGAGGTGTACGATTTCCACTGCCCCACGCGGCTCTGAGCCGACGCCGTAGCGATAAGAAGAATAGTCAGTGTCAGAATCCTGAGGCGGCGCATGAACATCAGCCGGTCACTTAGCCGAAGGGGACGGGGACAAAGCAGATTACAAAAATGATGAGACAGGCGATCCCTACTGTCCTGTCTTTGGATTCGAGTGGTGTTGTCATGTCTAGAATGGGGGGATGTTTCACTGATCGCATGAGCAGCAATATGAGGCCGCCCCAGATGAGCCAGTTCAGTGAGAAAAAGCTGAGGGGAATCAGCATCAGGAAAGCCCACTTTGCCATCTGATTGTGCTTCTCGCCCATTATGGCGTAAGCTATGTGCCCCCCGTCAAGTTGACCGAGCGGGAGTAGATTCAGCATCGTCACCAGCAGACCGATCCAGCCGGCAAAGGCGACAGAATTGAGCATAATGTCCTCATTCTCGGCCAGCCCCGGAAAGACTGTGGTGGTTGCAAATTTCATCAGCAAAGAATCGCCCAGAATGATGGCTGTGCCCGGCTCGATATGCACCACTTGCGACTGACTCAGCCCTAAGAATAGAAGGGGCACTGCCACCAAGAATCCGGCGATAGGCCCGGAAGCGCCAATCTCCAGCAACGCCTTCCGGTTGTGGATGGGACTCTTGATCCGAATGAGCGCACCCAGCGTACCAATGAACGTCGGTGCTGGAATGAAATACGGCAATGTTACATCCACATGATGCTTTCTGGCGTAGAAATAGTGACCGAATTCGTGACAACCTAGAATCAGAAGCAATGTGATTGAAAAAGGGATCCCCATGGTAACATCGCTGACACGCACAAACGGGTTGCCCCCTTCCAGGACGGAGCCCGCCAGGAGAGTAGTGACAACAGTAGCCAAGAAGAGAAAAAGATTAATCTTGGGTATAACGATGACCTGTTCAGGTTTACCAGCAAACTGCGGCCGATCTGTGATCTTCAGCCAGACGGTACCGTCCTGATGACTCACATCCGCATCCACCGGAAAGGAGGCTAGGCGGCGGCGGATCTCCTCCACAGTCTTACCGCTGTGCAAGTCGGCTAATGCTACCCAGGTTTCTCCGCTGGCTCCAACTTTTCTCACCCGCACTAACTCGTCCAGCTCCCTCAGGATTTCTCTGAAATCAGCTTCCGTCATTATTTCGTCCTGTCTAACTTAACGCATGTCGCTCGGTTCCACAATCCCTGACCGAAGCGGCCGCACCAGAAAATGGAGTGCTACAATGAAGTGGAGCGAAATTGTTACAAAACTAACGGTAAACTCCCAACAACAGATTCAAAATGATTCCACTATGCTCCCCGCCTGCTCCCAATCCGCCAGCCGGCGGAGAGGGCGGGCGGTCATCATTTTACTTACGGCGGCTACACTTGACTTGTCGGCCTCGCCGCAATAAATTGGTACTGTGAAAAGGCTCTCCCTTCTTATTGTCGCCCTCCTTTCCCTTTCCACC
Coding sequences within it:
- the add gene encoding adenosine deaminase — its product is QAQKDKVELPVTDPEELHKILAIGKRRCTLEEYIDRFELTLSTLQTHDSLVRAACELAEDAAAENVRYIEVRYSPILHTKQGMTPQEAVEAVREGLKRAEKAFNIKSGIIICGIRNISPEISLKLADLAVQFKNKGVVGFDLAGAEENFPAKHHREAFYLILNNNINATIHAGEAFGPESIHQAIHYCGAHRIGHGTRLKEDHNLMQYMNDHRIAIEVCLTSNFHTKSVRSLKYHPVRYYYDQGLRVTLNTDNRLISNTTLTEEFWTAHELYDFNLYDFREVIITAMKSSFLNYSERKQMIRTIADELEGDFGLVPEYFPSQQTSKE
- a CDS encoding site-2 protease family protein, which produces MTEADFREILRELDELVRVRKVGASGETWVALADLHSGKTVEEIRRRLASFPVDADVSHQDGTVWLKITDRPQFAGKPEQVIVIPKINLFLFLATVVTTLLAGSVLEGGNPFVRVSDVTMGIPFSITLLLILGCHEFGHYFYARKHHVDVTLPYFIPAPTFIGTLGALIRIKSPIHNRKALLEIGASGPIAGFLVAVPLLFLGLSQSQVVHIEPGTAIILGDSLLMKFATTTVFPGLAENEDIMLNSVAFAGWIGLLVTMLNLLPLGQLDGGHIAYAIMGEKHNQMAKWAFLMLIPLSFFSLNWLIWGGLILLLMRSVKHPPILDMTTPLESKDRTVGIACLIIFVICFVPVPFG